In one window of Mercurialis annua linkage group LG4, ddMerAnnu1.2, whole genome shotgun sequence DNA:
- the LOC126676851 gene encoding L10-interacting MYB domain-containing protein-like isoform X1, which yields MSFPEHKKLGKHNLIQLTFLQFLTQNIYMASRVTRSSQHIDVDSTQQPELQTRARWTTGLIEIFADLMVDQVRKGNRQNNITFSKKAWKIICDEFYQKTGLKWDKEQLKSRYSLMRKQHAVVKSLLSRTDFHLDEPTGNILATNAAWSHYIQEHPDAEPIRGGGCPIYKQLGLIFSEPLTNGHHVQSFEQDEELPPSVSFKDPMYYSEEEIPSSILFREHLGTIQEEESSSDFEGGDDVVDEQETFSAAHITATVMQTTTAAMDSTTAANRKRGRRGVDDAIGAAISHMAAVSRLRTAAIQRIIGKYSVADCIKELDAMQGVEEGIYFAALDLFNNRNAREIFLSLKCDKRRIWLRTKCTAKPTS from the exons ATGTCATTTCCAGAACACAAGAAATTGGgtaaacataatttaattcaacTGACATTCTTGCAATTTCTTACGCAGAACATATACATGGCGAGCCGAGTTACTCGGTCGAGTCAACATATAGACGTAGACTCAACTCAGCAGCCAGAATTACAAACACGGGCAAGATGGACAACTGGGCTTATCGAGATATTTGCAGACTTGATGGTTGATCAGGTTCGTAAAGGGAATAGACAAAACAATATTACATTTAGCAAGAAAGCTTGGAAGATTATTTGCGATGAATTTTATCAGAAGACGGGACTTAAATGGGATAAGGAGCAGCTCAAGAGTAGGTATTCACTCATGAGGAAGCAGCATGCTGTTGTGAAGTCACTTCTCAGTCGGACTGATTTCCATTTGGATGAACCTACAGGGAACATTCTAGCCACCAACGCAGCATGGAGTCATTACATTCAG GAACATCCAGATGCTGAGCCTATAAGAGGCGGTGGCTGCCCAATCTACAAACAGCTTGGCTTGATATTCTCAGAGCCATTAACTAATGGCCATCATGTCCAGTCATTTGAGCAAGACGAAGAGCTTCCTCCATCAGTTTCTTTTAAGGATCCAATGTATTACTCAGAGGAAGAAATACCATCATCAATTCTGTTCAGGGAGCATCTCGGTACTATCCAAGAGGAAGAGTCCTCTTCTGATTTTGAGGGCGGGGATGATGTTGTAGACGAGCAAGAGACGTTTAGTGCAGCACATATCACTGCCACTGTTATGCAAACTACAACTGCTGCTATGGACAGTACTACTGCTGCTAATCGTAAAAGAGGTCGCAGGGGGGTTGATGATGCTATTGGTGCAGCTATTTCACACATGGCTGCTGTGTCAAGGCTCAGGACAGCTGCCATACAGAGAATTATTGGGAAATACAGTGTAGCTGATTGCATTAAGGAATTGGATGCGATGCAAGGTGTCGAAGAAGGGATCTATTTTGCTGCTTTGGATTTGTTCAACAACCGTAATGCAAGAGAGATCTTTCTGTCGCTTAAATGCGACAAGCGCAGGATTTGGTTACGAACCAAATGTACTGCTAAGCCAACATCATAG
- the LOC126676851 gene encoding L10-interacting MYB domain-containing protein-like isoform X2: MASRVTRSSQHIDVDSTQQPELQTRARWTTGLIEIFADLMVDQVRKGNRQNNITFSKKAWKIICDEFYQKTGLKWDKEQLKSRYSLMRKQHAVVKSLLSRTDFHLDEPTGNILATNAAWSHYIQEHPDAEPIRGGGCPIYKQLGLIFSEPLTNGHHVQSFEQDEELPPSVSFKDPMYYSEEEIPSSILFREHLGTIQEEESSSDFEGGDDVVDEQETFSAAHITATVMQTTTAAMDSTTAANRKRGRRGVDDAIGAAISHMAAVSRLRTAAIQRIIGKYSVADCIKELDAMQGVEEGIYFAALDLFNNRNAREIFLSLKCDKRRIWLRTKCTAKPTS, encoded by the exons ATGGCGAGCCGAGTTACTCGGTCGAGTCAACATATAGACGTAGACTCAACTCAGCAGCCAGAATTACAAACACGGGCAAGATGGACAACTGGGCTTATCGAGATATTTGCAGACTTGATGGTTGATCAGGTTCGTAAAGGGAATAGACAAAACAATATTACATTTAGCAAGAAAGCTTGGAAGATTATTTGCGATGAATTTTATCAGAAGACGGGACTTAAATGGGATAAGGAGCAGCTCAAGAGTAGGTATTCACTCATGAGGAAGCAGCATGCTGTTGTGAAGTCACTTCTCAGTCGGACTGATTTCCATTTGGATGAACCTACAGGGAACATTCTAGCCACCAACGCAGCATGGAGTCATTACATTCAG GAACATCCAGATGCTGAGCCTATAAGAGGCGGTGGCTGCCCAATCTACAAACAGCTTGGCTTGATATTCTCAGAGCCATTAACTAATGGCCATCATGTCCAGTCATTTGAGCAAGACGAAGAGCTTCCTCCATCAGTTTCTTTTAAGGATCCAATGTATTACTCAGAGGAAGAAATACCATCATCAATTCTGTTCAGGGAGCATCTCGGTACTATCCAAGAGGAAGAGTCCTCTTCTGATTTTGAGGGCGGGGATGATGTTGTAGACGAGCAAGAGACGTTTAGTGCAGCACATATCACTGCCACTGTTATGCAAACTACAACTGCTGCTATGGACAGTACTACTGCTGCTAATCGTAAAAGAGGTCGCAGGGGGGTTGATGATGCTATTGGTGCAGCTATTTCACACATGGCTGCTGTGTCAAGGCTCAGGACAGCTGCCATACAGAGAATTATTGGGAAATACAGTGTAGCTGATTGCATTAAGGAATTGGATGCGATGCAAGGTGTCGAAGAAGGGATCTATTTTGCTGCTTTGGATTTGTTCAACAACCGTAATGCAAGAGAGATCTTTCTGTCGCTTAAATGCGACAAGCGCAGGATTTGGTTACGAACCAAATGTACTGCTAAGCCAACATCATAG
- the LOC126676846 gene encoding protein ALTERED PHOSPHATE STARVATION RESPONSE 1 isoform X1, translating to MGCCYSRLEREEMVSRCKARKRYMKQLVKARQAVSASHTMYLRSLRSTGSALFQFSNTEANLHLHHHRHHLPPVLPSPPPLPPTPPPPPPPMSPSSDTWTSITASPLPPPPPPPPPPPPQSSSWDFWDPFVPAPPSASRSEEEWEEATTMTASEMAVTATGTAASLTAPPSMVSGFSKETCSGSGSELAMVVSRNSKDLVEIVKEVDEYFLKAAEAGAHLSLLLQVPNPNFSTQNKVVGKVYDHGCNLTNPSLWAWSSSPKMNGFGKMSDEIMGNNVGVGHCSTVERLYAWEKKLFQEVKNAESIKIEHEKKVALVRKLEVKRADYIKTEKTKKEVEKLESQMMVATQAIETTSAEIIKLRETELYPQLLQLVKGLMCMWRSMYEAHQVQTHIVQQLKYLNTVPSTGPTSEIHRQSTLQLELEVQQWHQSFCNLVKAQRDYIQSLTGWLRLSLFQFSKHPFSRPSQESQIYSLCEEWHHAIDRIPDKVASEGIKSFLTVIHAIVVQQAEEHKQKKKSESAFKEFEKKVSELRALETKYGPYSLPNTAGNLRSKDPVTEKRAKVEILRGKAEEEKSKHEKSVSITRAMTINNLQMGFPHVFQAIVGFSSVCMQAFESVYNQAKSNDPENDMKRILP from the exons ATGGGGTGCTGTTATTCAAGATTAGAGAGAGAAGAAATGGTTTCAAGATGCAAAGCAAGAAAAAGATATATGAAACAATTAGTTAAAGCCAGACAAGCCGTTTCTGCTTCTCATACAATGTACCTTCGTTCTTTACGCTCAACTGGATCAGCCCTTTTCCAGTTCTCCAACACTGAAGCTAATCTccacctccaccaccaccgccaccatCTCCCACCTGTTCTTCCCTCTCCGCCACCTTTACCTCCCACACCCCCACCTCCTCCTCCGCCAATGAGCCCCAGCTCAGACACGTGGACATCCATAACAGCCTCTCCTCTACCACCTCCCCCGCCACCTCCTCCGCCTCCGCCACCTCAGTCTTCGAGTTGGGACTTCTGGGATCCTTTTGTTCCGGCGCCTCCTTCAGCTTCAAGGTCTGAGGAAGAGTGGGAAGAAGCAACCACCATGACAGCTTCTGAAATGGCTGTGACAGCTACGGGAACGGCGGCTAGCCTCACTGCTCCGCCGAGTATGGTGAGTGGATTCTCGAAGGAGACGTGCAGTGGGAGTGGAAGTGAGCTTGCTATGGTAGTTTCAAGAAATAGTAAGGATCTAGTGGAGATTGTTAAAGAAGTTGATGAGTATTTTCTTAAAGCTGCTGAGGCTGGCGCTCACCTTTCTTTGCTTTTACAAGTTCCAAACCCTAATTTCTCCACTCAAAACAAAG TTGTAGGTAAAGTGTATGACCATGGATGCAATTTAACAAATCCATCACTATGGGCATGGAGTTCAAGTCCAAAAATGAATGGATTTGGAAAAATGAGTGATGAAATTATGGGAAATAATGTAGGAGTTGGCCATTGCTCCACTGTGGAGAGATTGTATGCATGGGAGAAGAAACTATTTCAGGAAGTCAAG AATGCTGAGAGTATAAAGATTGAACATGAAAAGAAGGTGGCATTGGTAAGGAAATTAGAAGTAAAGAGGGCTGACTATATAAAGACTGAAAAGACGAAGAAAGAAGTAGAGAAATTAGAGTCACAAATGATGGTTGCTACTCAAGCTATTGAGACTACTTCTGCTGAAATCATCAAATTAAGAGAGACTGAGCTCTACCCTCAACTTCTTCAACTTGTTAAAGG ATTGATGTGCATGTGGAGAAGCATGTATGAGGCACACCAGGTCCAAACTCACATAGTTCAGCAGCTGAAGTATCTAAACACAGTTCCATCGACTGGACCTACTTCTGAGATTCACAGACAATCTACACTCCAGCTTGAACTTGAAGTTCAGCAATGGCACCAGTCCTTCTGTAACCTAGTGAAGGCTCAGCGGGATTACATTCAGTCCCTCACGGGATGGCTCCGGCTTAGTCTTTTCCAGTTCAGCAAACATCCATTTTCAAGACCGAGCCAGGAATCTCAAATTTACTCTCTATGTGAAGAATGGCACCATGCAATTGATCGGATTCCGGATAAAGTAGCATCGGAAGGAATCAAGAGTTTCCTGACAGTTATCCACGCAATAGTAGTTCAACAAGCAGAAGAGCATAAGCAAAAGAAGAAGTCAGAATCGGCTTTTAAGGAGTTCGAGAAGAAGGTATCTGAGCTTAGAGCATTGGAGACCAAGTATGGACCTTACTCACTGCCTAATACTGCTGGAAACTTGAGAAGCAAGGATCCAGTGACAGAGAAGCGAGCAAAAGTTGAGATCTTGAGAGGCAAGGCAGAAGAGGAGAAATCGAAGCATGAAAAATCAGTGAGCATCACGAGAGCAATGACAATAAATAATCTGCAGATGGGATTTCCACATGTGTTTCAGGCTATAGTGGGATTTTCAAGTGTATGTATGCAAGCATTCGAGTCAGTATACAACCAAGCGAAAAGTAACGACCCGGAAAATGATATGAAGAGGATCTTACCCTAG
- the LOC126676846 gene encoding protein ALTERED PHOSPHATE STARVATION RESPONSE 1 isoform X2 has product MGCCYSRLEREEMVSRCKARKRYMKQLVKARQAVSASHTMYLRSLRSTGSALFQFSNTEANLHLHHHRHHLPPVLPSPPPLPPTPPPPPPPMSPSSDTWTSITASPLPPPPPPPPPPPPQSSSWDFWDPFVPAPPSASRSEEEWEEATTMTASEMAVTATGTAASLTAPPSMVSGFSKETCSGSGSELAMVVSRNSKDLVEIVKEVDEYFLKAAEAGAHLSLLLQVPNPNFSTQNKGKVYDHGCNLTNPSLWAWSSSPKMNGFGKMSDEIMGNNVGVGHCSTVERLYAWEKKLFQEVKNAESIKIEHEKKVALVRKLEVKRADYIKTEKTKKEVEKLESQMMVATQAIETTSAEIIKLRETELYPQLLQLVKGLMCMWRSMYEAHQVQTHIVQQLKYLNTVPSTGPTSEIHRQSTLQLELEVQQWHQSFCNLVKAQRDYIQSLTGWLRLSLFQFSKHPFSRPSQESQIYSLCEEWHHAIDRIPDKVASEGIKSFLTVIHAIVVQQAEEHKQKKKSESAFKEFEKKVSELRALETKYGPYSLPNTAGNLRSKDPVTEKRAKVEILRGKAEEEKSKHEKSVSITRAMTINNLQMGFPHVFQAIVGFSSVCMQAFESVYNQAKSNDPENDMKRILP; this is encoded by the exons ATGGGGTGCTGTTATTCAAGATTAGAGAGAGAAGAAATGGTTTCAAGATGCAAAGCAAGAAAAAGATATATGAAACAATTAGTTAAAGCCAGACAAGCCGTTTCTGCTTCTCATACAATGTACCTTCGTTCTTTACGCTCAACTGGATCAGCCCTTTTCCAGTTCTCCAACACTGAAGCTAATCTccacctccaccaccaccgccaccatCTCCCACCTGTTCTTCCCTCTCCGCCACCTTTACCTCCCACACCCCCACCTCCTCCTCCGCCAATGAGCCCCAGCTCAGACACGTGGACATCCATAACAGCCTCTCCTCTACCACCTCCCCCGCCACCTCCTCCGCCTCCGCCACCTCAGTCTTCGAGTTGGGACTTCTGGGATCCTTTTGTTCCGGCGCCTCCTTCAGCTTCAAGGTCTGAGGAAGAGTGGGAAGAAGCAACCACCATGACAGCTTCTGAAATGGCTGTGACAGCTACGGGAACGGCGGCTAGCCTCACTGCTCCGCCGAGTATGGTGAGTGGATTCTCGAAGGAGACGTGCAGTGGGAGTGGAAGTGAGCTTGCTATGGTAGTTTCAAGAAATAGTAAGGATCTAGTGGAGATTGTTAAAGAAGTTGATGAGTATTTTCTTAAAGCTGCTGAGGCTGGCGCTCACCTTTCTTTGCTTTTACAAGTTCCAAACCCTAATTTCTCCACTCAAAACAAAG GTAAAGTGTATGACCATGGATGCAATTTAACAAATCCATCACTATGGGCATGGAGTTCAAGTCCAAAAATGAATGGATTTGGAAAAATGAGTGATGAAATTATGGGAAATAATGTAGGAGTTGGCCATTGCTCCACTGTGGAGAGATTGTATGCATGGGAGAAGAAACTATTTCAGGAAGTCAAG AATGCTGAGAGTATAAAGATTGAACATGAAAAGAAGGTGGCATTGGTAAGGAAATTAGAAGTAAAGAGGGCTGACTATATAAAGACTGAAAAGACGAAGAAAGAAGTAGAGAAATTAGAGTCACAAATGATGGTTGCTACTCAAGCTATTGAGACTACTTCTGCTGAAATCATCAAATTAAGAGAGACTGAGCTCTACCCTCAACTTCTTCAACTTGTTAAAGG ATTGATGTGCATGTGGAGAAGCATGTATGAGGCACACCAGGTCCAAACTCACATAGTTCAGCAGCTGAAGTATCTAAACACAGTTCCATCGACTGGACCTACTTCTGAGATTCACAGACAATCTACACTCCAGCTTGAACTTGAAGTTCAGCAATGGCACCAGTCCTTCTGTAACCTAGTGAAGGCTCAGCGGGATTACATTCAGTCCCTCACGGGATGGCTCCGGCTTAGTCTTTTCCAGTTCAGCAAACATCCATTTTCAAGACCGAGCCAGGAATCTCAAATTTACTCTCTATGTGAAGAATGGCACCATGCAATTGATCGGATTCCGGATAAAGTAGCATCGGAAGGAATCAAGAGTTTCCTGACAGTTATCCACGCAATAGTAGTTCAACAAGCAGAAGAGCATAAGCAAAAGAAGAAGTCAGAATCGGCTTTTAAGGAGTTCGAGAAGAAGGTATCTGAGCTTAGAGCATTGGAGACCAAGTATGGACCTTACTCACTGCCTAATACTGCTGGAAACTTGAGAAGCAAGGATCCAGTGACAGAGAAGCGAGCAAAAGTTGAGATCTTGAGAGGCAAGGCAGAAGAGGAGAAATCGAAGCATGAAAAATCAGTGAGCATCACGAGAGCAATGACAATAAATAATCTGCAGATGGGATTTCCACATGTGTTTCAGGCTATAGTGGGATTTTCAAGTGTATGTATGCAAGCATTCGAGTCAGTATACAACCAAGCGAAAAGTAACGACCCGGAAAATGATATGAAGAGGATCTTACCCTAG